The Epinephelus lanceolatus isolate andai-2023 chromosome 14, ASM4190304v1, whole genome shotgun sequence genome has a window encoding:
- the LOC117251377 gene encoding ras-related protein Rab-33B isoform X1 — protein MAIENKPGDDFDTVFGQNDSLELSSQHDYETAQARIFKIIVIGDSNVGKTCLTYRFCGGTFLKNPEATIGVDFRERTLELDGESIKLQIWDTAGQERFRKSMVEHYYRSVHAVIFVYDVTSLSSFESIPEWIEECSRHCVGPLVPRIMVGNKCDLRDRRVVPTSAAQCLADSYNFPLFETSAKEPSEKEHVDAIFLTLAYRLKSHKPLRLKQPSESNLRQLWSQREQETGMCQC, from the exons ATGGCAATAGAAAACAAACCTGGAGACGATTTTGACACCGTTTTCGGTCAAAATGACTCCTTAGAGCTCTCCTCCCAGCACGACTATGAGACTGCGCAGGCTCGGATATTCAAGATAATAGTCATAGGAGACTCTAACGTGGGGAAGACGTGTTTGACTTACAGGTTTTGTGGGGGCACTTTCCTGAAAAACCCCGAGGCAACGATCGGGGTCGATTTCAGAGAGAGGACGCTGGAGCTCGATGGGGAGAGTATCAAG TTGCAGATCTGGGACACGGCCGGTCAGGAGCGTTTCAGGAAGAGCATGGTGGAGCACTACTACCGCAGCGTCCATGCCGTCATCTTTGTCTATGACGTGACCAGCCTCTCCTCCTTCGAGAGCATCCCCGAGTGGATCGAGGAGTGCAGCCGACACTGCGTGGGGCCCCTGGTGCCCCGCATCATGGTGGGCAACAAGTGCGACCTGAGGGACCGCCGGGTCGTCCCCACCTCAGCCGCACAGTGTCTCGCAGACAGCTACAACTTTCCTCTGTTTGAGACGTCAGCCAAGGAACCTTCTGAGAAGGAACACGTTGATGCCATCTTTCTGACTTTGGCTTATAGACTGAAGAGCCACAAACCCCTGAGACTGAAGCAGCCGAGTGAGAGCAACCTCAGGCAGCTGTGGAGTCAGAGAGAGCAGGAAACAGGAATGTGTCAATGCTGA
- the LOC117251377 gene encoding ras-related protein Rab-33B isoform X2 codes for MAIENKPGDDFDTVFGQNDSLELSSQHDYETAQARIFKIIVIGDSNVGKTCLTYRFCGGTFLKNPEATIGVDFRERTLELDGESIKIWDTAGQERFRKSMVEHYYRSVHAVIFVYDVTSLSSFESIPEWIEECSRHCVGPLVPRIMVGNKCDLRDRRVVPTSAAQCLADSYNFPLFETSAKEPSEKEHVDAIFLTLAYRLKSHKPLRLKQPSESNLRQLWSQREQETGMCQC; via the exons ATGGCAATAGAAAACAAACCTGGAGACGATTTTGACACCGTTTTCGGTCAAAATGACTCCTTAGAGCTCTCCTCCCAGCACGACTATGAGACTGCGCAGGCTCGGATATTCAAGATAATAGTCATAGGAGACTCTAACGTGGGGAAGACGTGTTTGACTTACAGGTTTTGTGGGGGCACTTTCCTGAAAAACCCCGAGGCAACGATCGGGGTCGATTTCAGAGAGAGGACGCTGGAGCTCGATGGGGAGAGTATCAAG ATCTGGGACACGGCCGGTCAGGAGCGTTTCAGGAAGAGCATGGTGGAGCACTACTACCGCAGCGTCCATGCCGTCATCTTTGTCTATGACGTGACCAGCCTCTCCTCCTTCGAGAGCATCCCCGAGTGGATCGAGGAGTGCAGCCGACACTGCGTGGGGCCCCTGGTGCCCCGCATCATGGTGGGCAACAAGTGCGACCTGAGGGACCGCCGGGTCGTCCCCACCTCAGCCGCACAGTGTCTCGCAGACAGCTACAACTTTCCTCTGTTTGAGACGTCAGCCAAGGAACCTTCTGAGAAGGAACACGTTGATGCCATCTTTCTGACTTTGGCTTATAGACTGAAGAGCCACAAACCCCTGAGACTGAAGCAGCCGAGTGAGAGCAACCTCAGGCAGCTGTGGAGTCAGAGAGAGCAGGAAACAGGAATGTGTCAATGCTGA